The Notolabrus celidotus isolate fNotCel1 chromosome 16, fNotCel1.pri, whole genome shotgun sequence genomic sequence GTGTTGTGCTAACTCTAGCTTTTTGCGTTTAAATCACCTTGTTTGGTTTCCTCTGATGTTGTGTAACAAAGCCCTGCTCCCAGTTTTTGAGCAGAAGCTTCACGTCGTTGTATCGATCCATTCGACCCTTCTTACCATACAGATTTAATTACAGGGTTTTCTTTTAGTTGAATGCACACATGCGTAATGTCAGGAAATATTCAGCTACGGCGACCCATTTGCGATAAACACGGCGTTGTGGAAGCAGCGAAAGGTTACTGATTCTTAATGCCTATGgtgagcttcttcttcttcttcttcttcttcttcttcttcttcttcttcttcttcttcttcttcttcttcttcttcttcttcttcttcttcttcttcttcttcttaaatacAAGTTAAAGACGGAGGGGTTTAATGTTTACTGTccttgtttatacagtctatggtactgtTATAACTACCCTAACCCATACTGAAGCTAACGCATTTCCTCCTGTGTGTTGTTTACGATTTTCCCGCGCCAGAAATATGACAGCTTGTGTTGCCAAGTTCTGTCCTGAATCCCCCATTCTCAAAAAACTCTCTTTTTAACATCTATTTAATCTACAAACTCAAAAAAACATTAGCAATGAGAACACAAAGCAAAACATATTGAAATGCGAACTTGGGTAAATGTTGGGAGAGTCGTGAGTTTCTTATTTAATCTTAAGGTTAATGAAATGGTTGAGCCTGCCAGAAAACGCTTACGCGTCCTCCACAAAAGCTCCGCCTccctcttaaagggacagtcacAAACTCCGCTTTTCACTAACTTTTCAGTAACAAGGGTCAAATCTCAATCTTTTTTAAATCCTAATCTgtatatattaatttatttatttttctcatttattattttaatgttcctaatttatcctgaaCATCTTTGCTAATTTTCCAGATGTGCCgtcgtcctcttattctgaaaacctcttttattgtcattttaatgcttttatttacttatccatttttatttatttatttattttatttatttatccgtGAAAaactctcaacaatgatttactggtctatttcctaccacttcattctgtttaatttacttAGATTCCTTTACacctcttgcgttgcattttgttttgcattgttaaagttcctcctccctgtcgaAATGTTTGCTATGTTATGTGAGCCATAttttttgtcaaagcactttgtaaacttttaaaaggtgctatataaataaagttattattattattattattattattattattattattattattattattattattacataacATAGCATGCCTTGTAAGCAGTTTTGGTTGgagtaaaaaaggaaaaaaaaacgtatgttgttttttttatttagactgATATGAACATCAACACTCTGGAACTGGCAGACAGTCACATCCAAGCTGAGGGAGCAAAATACCTTGTGGAGATGCTCACCATTCAGCACCTGGTATGTCATACTGCGAATCCACCGCTAGATGGCAGACGTGCTTTTCGGGTGATATTTTGCGTGACTTTTGGTGTGGCGTttaaagtctgcaaaaatgcccacttatggaaagggggcataaagggctcaaccAGTCAGAGatagatccctcacacacttgatgattagACAGTGGGACAGACACTGAATGctagtcagtgagtgcttgagggtggacattgagattgggccaatatcataaaaacaacataacgTGCACTTTGTTGTGTACTTTACACAAGTATTTCCGTTTAAGCtttctttaaattaattaagACATACACATCAGAGAGACATTATatagttttttaaatatcttcatCAATTAGAGAAAGAAAGCAGCTTGGCCCCGTCTTGTTTCTACTGAACAGGATTAGAgccactgaaaataaaattgaGGGTAgagtagaaaataaaaataaaaggttgaTCCATCCGAGCTGCACTGCACCCTTATATAGCTTAAAGCTAAGCAGCGGCAAGGATATGAAGGACTCTTTCTAGCAGCAAAGTGAAGTGatggtgtaattttttttctgaaattaaagacagaattctgacaaaaaaattaacaccttaaaaaaaacctccaaaaaacatgtttttctgtgGTACTAATCATCTTCCGTATGTTTCAGATAACTTTTGTTTGAAGATCAAAAGTCACCAATCAAACAACACTTATTTAGTCAATTCAGCAACAGGTTGAGGCTTCTCATTTTGAGTCTGTAAgtgacaaaacatttttctaaagcTAACTCAAAACCTGTTGAGCAGGCTGCTGAAGCCAAAAGCTGTTTGTACTGTTGCAAATATGCAACATTGATACCTTTACTTAATAACATAATGTAGTAAAGACTTTTGAAACAAGGAAAGACTTAGTAGTATTTAAGGTGTTTAAAGTCTCTTTTAATTAAGATTTGTTTCAAAAGTCTGAAGTCTTTCCTCTAATACCATCATTTTTTGTGTTATTGGGGATTACTTTGAGCAGACGTGTAGTGCAATGCAgtaacaacaaaacaagcaataatgaaacaggaaaaaagggTAACAAAGAAAAGGGTTTTATTATTAGGAGGCGGTGGGTATAAAACTATTAACCGTGGAAGGTAAATCATACCACAAGGGTTATGGTTCTGATAGTGAGGATggacatattttacattttaatactAATGCATTGCTTCATTCCAGCTGGGAAACCTCATGGAAGTATGCACCCAGCATCTTGACTCCCTGAATGTAGTTGATTctaaaaattgaaagaaaaaaacaaggatgAGTTTACTTCAGCTAACATGTCAGCAAATGTTTCTACTTACATGAACGGTAGTTAACAAAAAAATCCCAGTTATCACatctcattttcattatttgagGAAACACATGACGGGAACTTATGCAAGTTCTTTAACTCGCACTTAATTCAACATAAGATCAAACAGAATGAGGAGGTAACAGCAAGAATCCCACAATCTTAAAATAATCTTTCCTttatctttattcattttttaaattaatgctTATTCTTGTTAAACATACCTGTTGAGCTTTTCATTTTGGGAGTGAGCTCCATCATCAGAGGATCCCACAGGGAGCAGCATGACATTACGACCTGTAGCCTCCTGGAATGTCAGGGTGACAGGGATGCTTCCACCTTCACGGGTCAGGTCAGGCTCCACGCCAAAGACTGCAGGacaaagaggaaaggaaaaagcCCTCACATCATTGAGGATGGAGTGTAACATAAAGAAAATCATCCCTCTGCAACTATGAGGGGAATAAGAGATGAAAGAAACATCTAGGTGCATGTCTTTTGAGAAAATGAATCCTTAAATTATATATTGCATCTCTCAGCCGCTGTACCTGTCTTCATGGCCTTTCGGCCAGCCATGTAGTGTGGATGGTTAAAGTCAGACACCCAGGCCTTAGCTCCATGGCCCATGTAAACATTCAGCTTGTTGGGACTTCCCAGTTCAGAAAACTTCTTCTCCAGGTGGCTGATAACCTTTAAAATTGACAGGAAGAAAACATGAGTGAAATCAAAGAGCCAAGAAGATTTTTAAGACGTTTGTGTGGAATGTCTCTGCATCTAAATTGAAACATTTCAGATGGAGTGACAGAATAATCAATCTACCTGCTTCTCCACAACTTTGGGGTCCATGTCAGGGACAAGGCGGATGGAGAACTTGCCAGTAACCTTGCGGGGAATCACAGTCTTGGCCCCTGCTTCAGCAAAAGCTCCCTCAATAccatgaagagaaagagatgggtATCTCCAGCGGTGCATCAGGATTTTCTCCTAAAGGAAAGATGAGAAAAATTCACCTTTAATTATGATGAATTACCAAGCAATACTTCAGAGCAGTGCAGCACTATCCTCATGCCTTGCCTTGGTGTCATGAAGCAGCTGTCCAACTCCAACATCTTTGCAGTATTCATCCAAGTCAAAGTCGATCTTCTCATACAGCTTTTTCTCATCATCTGTCAGAGGGGCCACGTCGTCGTTCATACCAGGAACCAGAATCTTCCCCTTCTTGTCAACCAGAGAGCctgtgagagaagagagacacacAAGTGTTAAAACTCTCCTAGTGCACTCTTTATGGAAGCAAAATGTTCTAACCAGAGCATATTAAAACAGAGTTATGGGAATTGTTCTGAATAGTATGATTTACTTGCCCATGAGTGCAATCAGGTCGGTCATGGCTTCGTGGACAGAGCCACCAAACACGCCTGAGTGCAGGTCTCTGTCACcacacttcacctttaaatttaaaaacaaaacaccattGTAATGTGTGTCACAAAAGCATAAATACACACCAATGTATCAATGTTATACTAAAGCACTTTGTCTAATTATAAATTTAAACATCACTACATTCAGACCCCACCTCGACAAAGAAGTAGCAGATTCCTCTCAGACCGTAGGTGATGCAGGGTTTGGTCTTGCCCAGCCAGTAGTTGTCAGAGATGCAGACATAGTCCACATCCTTTAAGAAGGTGTCTTTACGGGCAAACACCAGCTCATCCAGGCCTTCAGATCCAGACTCTTCCATTCCCTCAAAGCAGAATTTGATGTTGATGGGAAGCTCCTGTAATATAAAGAGAGATCaacagaaaatgaatgaaagtttGTTAGATCAGCAGGATGAAGGGGCTGTTTGAGAGGAAGGGTAGAATATTTTTTATTCCCATAAAACACACTGGCGATGGTTTTCATGGTGAACTAAGAGTAGTTAATAACAAGTAGCAGGTGATGTGTCTTGGTTTAGTCATAAAGTGTTGGCTGGATAAGACACAATTACAGATTCTTTCCACAGACCTTTGCTCACTTACTCTGCTGACAACACTACGGTTATCAACAAGCAGCTTCTGAATGAGCTCTGTACTTTAACACTGGGATACTTCATTTCTCAGGGTGGTGTAGAATCATTTTGGATCATGACTTCTTAAAACACATCATGCTACATTAGAATATTCCATATCTTTAGTTGTTATATATTGTGTAATCCATCACTGCAGGCTATTATAAACAGTCAACAATCTGTCCTGGAATAAAATATCCATGTTCTCATGAGATATTTTCACCAAGTGTCCGATGGCATCAGTCTgtgatatttttgtattttcactaAAGAGAAGCAACTTCTCCTCTACTTAAAGTCAACCTGCCTCATGTCCCTTTGCAGCATTTTGCTTTTCAAAATTGAGCTAAATCAATTTGCACCCAGACTAAAATCTCATATTATGTACAGCGTGTTTGACTAATAGCTACTGTAAAGTCACTGGTTTCATTTCATTCGTTTCTCCTGCATGCAAGTCGTGATTTCCCCTCCCTTCAATCACTGGGCTTTTTCATAGAGCATGCATGGAGCTACTGGTAGAACATGCTAACTTCACACAGGAATGTAGGTTGTAAAATCCAGCCGAATAGAATCCCTGGATTAAAATGAAGGtaagaaagcagcagcagaagccgTGTTGTCGTTGCCTTTCCAAAGAAAGTGAGTTTGTAGATCTCATACAAAAAATCCAGCATGTCCTGCAGGTAATTGATGCTTCAGGCTGTGTAGATTACCCCTTAAGTTTTGCTGAGTCACAGTGTTTGTATGCTTTCAAAATGAACAAGCAAATCCTGATTGTGTTTATCTAACAATGCAACATCTTCAAAAAGGCAGCTTGGGAATACATACAAGCTTACTTCTTCCTGCTGAGAAGGAGACATCTTTACTTACAGCGGTGTCAGATTTGTATATCTCTTgcatttttttatctttgtatATATTACTTTAAATTTCCAGCGCTTTGTTTAAAGCATATTCTAAATGTTTTGAACTTCtgtacaatttttttaaatgtttattcagGATTgatcctttctttcattcctacTCTCTGTTAATAATCTAATATTCTGACCTTATTGTGTTTAAGAGCAACTGTAATCATTGAATAACATAACATAGAGTACcgcctagacctgctctgtttgtaaagcgtcttgggatagcatttgttgtggtttggcgctatataaatcccgattgattgattggtgtgAAATAAAGTAGTTTCTGTTTAATCAAACAAAGGGATAGGTGTGTCATTCTTTAATTAAATCACCGCACTGAGTTAATCAACAAATTCTGTCGGCTGGTCTTGATGTTCCCATCACAACTCAACCACACCCACTTCTGTTGGAAATTTTGTTGCTTAACTGGGTTATTTTCACACGacataatgaaaaagaaactgaaagaaatgtgttgttaaagctccagagtgaaaacaaagaacagcCTTGCTCCTTGGTGGGCAAGAGAAGACAGTATACGTCAGAGGTGGACTGTACCTGTTGGATCTTCTGGTAGGCTTCAATACAGTTGAACCAGGCCAACACTGGACCCTTGTCATCTGTGGAGCCTCTGCCATAGAGTttacctgcagagacagaactgCGCTATAATTTAAAGCCCTTTAACTTCCTGTAGATAAACCGACTGAAGGATAAGCTCATACATTTATttgggtttttaaaaaaatccttgATTCCCTTTTTTTATACTAATAGGTCCTCTAGATATTTCTGTTATGCAACTCAAAAATATTCATGAAGATTCTTGATTGCAGTTGACACACTGCTCGTGCAATGAAGAAACAAGTCCATATCCTGACAAGTAAAAGGCAGATCTATTAAACTCTACACTGCTGGACACATGACATAAGCAAGAAAAGTGCTGAGCTGAGCAGACAGAAATCAGACAGCAGGAAGTGAATGTGGTTCTTTCTGTCAGCTGACTGTCACCATGTCTACACTGGACAACTTTGGCATTGGTATTTGTGATACAAAAAGAATGACCTTGATTCTGACAGTAAAACCCTGACGTCagtcaaagtcaaataaatgtgtcttaatAATTAAGCATTAAAGTTAACACGCCTTATCTTTAATGCTTCATCTGTCAGGAACAGCAGATAAGAGAGCTGATCTGGTTAATTAGTGCTGATAAATTACAAATGGCATCACAGTAGAATTTAGATCCACCTTTATCAAAAAAATCTGTTACCTTATAAAACATTTACCAAATAAAATTCTTCACTCAAACCCTTTAGCCTTCTATAAATCTGATTGTTTCTCTGTAATACTTCAATACAACATTATTTGTTCAACTTGGCCTGTGAGGTTTTGCAGATAAGACGTGATTAAGAACACTTCTCTGCCCTAAAACAAGAGGCCACTAGGCTGGACTTTGTAGCAAACCGTGATATCATCACAAGTACGAGGGTGATAAAAGCTCAAAGAGCATTTCAACAAGATGTTACATTAAAGTCCGGGTGATGAAAACAAGCTCTGTGGTCTCATAGGCAGGAGTTCAATGTCACTGGTGTTTGATACAGAGTGTATTTAGTGTCATTTGATTCCATAGCTCAGTTATGGCTCATGTTCCTTTAACTGTTGCATCTTGTCTGCAGCTCTTTTATTTCAGCGAGATTTGATACAATGAGTCTGCTAAAGCAAAAGCAGGGTGTGTGATTATGAAAGACTGGAACAGAAGCCTCAAAGACAATCACATCAAGTCTCACATTCATGCCAAAAGAGCATTCCAGTCTCCTTAGTAACTTCCAGTAGCTTGTTGTTGTTATTCAGTGGCAGACTTTTAGGATCATCCTGAAACTCAACCaaaggagaaaccaaaacaagtTCTGCTCTCACCGTCTTTCTCCACCAGAGTGAAAGGCTCCGTATCCCAGCCGTCATCTATGTGTGCTGGCTGGACATCAAGATGGCCGTAGATACACACGGTCTTCTTGCCCGGGTCGGACCCCAAACGACCCAGGACGATAGGAGGGAGGGGGATCTCTTCTCCAGAGGGGAGCTGAATGCATGGACAGAAACAATAGCTTTTAGTAAAGGGtgaaaaataactgaaaagAAATGTAGCAAACTGccaacaaacaaaaccagattCAAAAAAGTGCAACATCTACAATCTTGCACACTCTGACCGTCTGTTTGCCGATGTCCACCATCTCCACTGTTCCCCCCAGCTTCTCAATGTCCTTGGCTGCCATCTCCATCATCTTCTTGATCTCCCCCCGTTTCTCTGGCCAGGCAGACACACTCTGGACCTCCACCCAGTCTGCCAGGCgctagaaaatgaaataaagttcacaaatgttttaatataCTCTGGGAAAACATGACAAGAGGATACAGTTTAAGGCTCAACATTCACTCTTAGAAGCGGAGTTAAAGAGAAGGTGACTAAAAGTATTGAGATCTACAAAAGCAGCTACAGTTAACATGCAACAATTTAATGTCATGTGATCCAGCAGCTTAGATTTAAGGATTCAGGGCAAACAGTGACCAAGAGTAAATGAGTGACAGAGGTGCTTATAACTCACGATCTTCAATCAGGC encodes the following:
- the cndp2 gene encoding cytosolic non-specific dipeptidase; translated protein: MAHLPTLFKYVDEHQDLYVKRLADWVEVQSVSAWPEKRGEIKKMMEMAAKDIEKLGGTVEMVDIGKQTLPSGEEIPLPPIVLGRLGSDPGKKTVCIYGHLDVQPAHIDDGWDTEPFTLVEKDGKLYGRGSTDDKGPVLAWFNCIEAYQKIQQELPINIKFCFEGMEESGSEGLDELVFARKDTFLKDVDYVCISDNYWLGKTKPCITYGLRGICYFFVEVKCGDRDLHSGVFGGSVHEAMTDLIALMGSLVDKKGKILVPGMNDDVAPLTDDEKKLYEKIDFDLDEYCKDVGVGQLLHDTKEKILMHRWRYPSLSLHGIEGAFAEAGAKTVIPRKVTGKFSIRLVPDMDPKVVEKQVISHLEKKFSELGSPNKLNVYMGHGAKAWVSDFNHPHYMAGRKAMKTVFGVEPDLTREGGSIPVTLTFQEATGRNVMLLPVGSSDDGAHSQNEKLNRINYIQGVKMLGAYFHEVSQLE